ATCATACCATTTCATTTAATTATCCTCCCTAACGTCGTTTTTGGAGCTTAATTTTTTTATTTCCTCAGAACTAATTAACCTTTCACAATCTAAGATAAAATTAATTTCATTGTGGGACTTACCTATTGCTTTAATATATCCCTTCTTATCCCTACTTATTTCTGGCGGTTCCATTATCTCCTCCTCTTTTATTCTTAATACCTCTAATACTTTATCAACTATAACACCAATTAACATATCTTCCACTTCAATTATTACTATACAAGTCCTATCATTATAATCTTTAAATGATTTATTAAATCTAAGTCTTATATCAATTACAGGTATAACCTTTCCTCTAAGATTAATAACACCCATTATATATTTAGGTAATTCAGGGATTTCACTAATAGGACTTATACCTATAATTTCTATTACATGTTTAATTTCTATACCATACTGTTCTCCGTCAGTATTAAAAATTAGAAATTTACCATTTTGTGTGTCTTCCTTATTCAAAATGCTTCCTTCAAATTCAGACATCTGTACCTCTCCTCTATACTAAGAATGAAGACATTATTCTCATTTTTTATTTAAATAGGAATTTATAAATTCCCCAACATCCAATATTAAGCTTATATTTCCATCACCTAATAAGGTACATCCTGATAATCCCTTAACATTATTCTTATCTTTTATATACTTCGGTAGTGCCTTTATTACCACTTGCTGTTGCCCAACAATCTCATCTGCAAAAATACATGTCATTTTATTATTCTTCTCAACCATTATAAGTACTCCGGATGAAATATCTTTAA
The Clostridium felsineum DSM 794 DNA segment above includes these coding regions:
- a CDS encoding chemotaxis protein CheW, whose product is MSEFEGSILNKEDTQNGKFLIFNTDGEQYGIEIKHVIEIIGISPISEIPELPKYIMGVINLRGKVIPVIDIRLRFNKSFKDYNDRTCIVIIEVEDMLIGVIVDKVLEVLRIKEEEIMEPPEISRDKKGYIKAIGKSHNEINFILDCERLISSEEIKKLSSKNDVREDN